From Thermostichus vulcanus str. 'Rupite':
TGCCTTTACCCTGAAGCGCCCCGGCGAGCGCAAGCAAATCTTGGCGGAAATGCTCAAGCTAGGCCAATACGACCTGCTAGCAGAGCGCTGCCGAGAACAGATGCGCGGAGCGAAACTCAAGGCCGATCTCCTGCAAGAACGCCTGTACAAACTCGACCAACAGCAGGCCCAAGCAGAGCAAATTCAAGCGGAACTAACCCAGTTGCAACACCAGCAAGCTCACCTACAACAGCTCCTCAGCCAGCAACAACAGCAACTGCAAACCCTAGAACATCGTTGCAAAAGTCGCCAAACCCTACAGGATCGCCATCAGCAACTCACCCAACACCTGCACAAGCTCAGTGCCACCCTGCAACACACCGAGCAACAATGGCGAACGCAGCGGCAACACCTGCTGGAACTTGAAAGTCTGCTGGCCCAGAGGGAGTCGATTCTAGCAGGCTACGAACGCTATCAAACCCTGATGGCGCAAGACCGACATCTCAACCACCTCTTTGAGCAACAGCGCCAACTCAGCGAAGAACGGCAGAGGTTACAGACCCAACAAGCCGAGCAACAGCAGCACCACCTACAGGCCCTCCAGCGCCTGCAACAGGAACTGGCCAACCGAAAAGCCCAAGCCCAAGCGGATGCCCAGCTGCTGGCCGAACAAGAGCGCATTGAAACCGCGCTGCACAACTACCACTCGGCTCAAGAGCGTCTACAAATTCTAAGCGCACACCAACAACAGGCCATCATCCTGCTGGAGCAACAGCGACAGGCTCAGGAGCAAATCCGCCATGAGCAGGAACGCCTACAAGCCCGTGCCCAACTGCTGAAACAACAGCTGCAAGCGCAACACACCCAAGCGCAACGGCAACAGCAGATTCAACAGGCCCTTGCCGCAGGGGAAGCCGAATTGGCACAACTGGAGCGGCGACGACTCTATCAGCAGCGGGTACTGGAAAAAGGGCAAGAACGGCGACTGTTTGTGCAGCAGTTACAAGAACGGCAACGGGCCCTGCAGCAACAGTGGCAACAGGAGGAGGAGCAATGTTTGCTGCTTCAGGGTTCACTGGCGCTAGGGCAGGATCCTGCCGCCCATATCCTGGCGGGGGTGAGTGCTGTTGCGCAAAGTGAAAGGGATCCCAAGGGTGAACCGGCTTCTGAATCCCCCCTGCCTCAAGAATCGGCCATCGTTTCTGCTGGTGGGAGGAAGTCCTCTGCCTCCATCTGCCCTCTGTGTACGCGCCCTCTTAGCCCCCGGTTGCGAGACCTGGTGCTGAAAAAACATCGAGAGCGCCAGGAGGAGATTGCTGGAGAACTGTTTGTCATCCGCGAACAACTGGCGGTAGCTGACCGAGAAATTGAACTGTTGCGGGAGGAGGCTCGCCTCCTGAACCAAGAACTGGCAACCCTAGATGAGCGTTTACAGGCCCAAGGGCGTTTGCAGCAACAATGGCAAGCCGAACAGGAGCGTCATCGGCAAATGGAGGCTTGGCAAGCAGAATTAACAGAGCTAGAACAGATCCTGGCCAACCAGTCCTACGCAGAAGCTGCCCACCAGCAGTTGCAAGCTGTTGAGCAAGCCTTGCAGCAGCTGGGCTACGACGACCGCGAATATGCCCTACAACGGGGGGAAGTGGAGCGTTGGCGCTGGGCGCTGGGTCGTTCTCAGGACTTACGCAAAGCCCAGGAGCGTTATCCCCGCCTGAGCAAGGAGATTGAAGCCCTACAGACGCAACTGAACACTTTACAACAGAGGGGATCCCCGACTTCAACGCTCACAGAACGGTTAGCTCAGATCGAGCAGGCCCTCAGCCACCTCGGCTATGACGGAGCCTTGCATCAGCGCCTCAAGGCAGAACTCACCCAAGCACAAGTGTGGCCTGCCCGCCTACAAGCCTTAGAATTGGCCCATCAGGAGTTACCAGAAGCGGAAGCCCGCAGCCAGTCCCTATCACAGCGCCTGCAGGAAAGCCGCCAACATTTTGCCCAAGCCACCCAAGAGCTGGAACAGATCCATCAACAACTGACAGAGCAGCCCAACATTTCTGAAGCTCAGCTACAAGGGATCCGCCAAGCGATTCAGGAGTACCGCCAACAACTCGACCAGGTACTTTCTCAACTGGGGGCCACCCAACAACGACTGGAACAAGTAGCCCAGCAGGAGAAGGAGCGCCTGGACATTGAGCAACAGCTGCAACAGGCCCGCCGTCAGCAACAGGTGTATCAAGAACTGGCCACTGCCTATGGGCGCAATGGCATTCCTGCTTTGATCATTGAAAATGTATTGCCGGAACTGGAAGCCCAGGCCAATCACATTCTGGCGCGCCTCACCCAGCACCGCCTGCACCTGCAGTTTGTGACCCAGCGCTCAGGGCGCCGCTCCAGCAAGCTGATCGATACCCTCGATATCCTGATTGCGGATCCCCACGGCACCCGCCCCTACGAAACTTACTCCGGCGGAGAGGCCTTCCGCATCAACTTTGCCATTCGTTTGGCCCTCTCCCGCTTGCTCACGCAACGCTCCGGATCCGATTTACAGACGCTGCTGATCGATGAGGGGTTTGGATCCCAGGATGCCACCGGTCGGGCCCAGCTTTTGGCCGCCATCAACGCCGTGGCCCCCGAGTTTGCCTGCATTTTGGTGATCACCCACATCCCCAGCCTGCAGGATGCCTTTCCCCATCGCATCGAGGTCCAGCCTTCCCCACAGGGATCCCGTCTGCAGATTCGCGGTTAAGAAACCGATCTCAAGATTCTCAAGATCTAGAATCAAGGCAGTTGCCAATCCAGAGGCTCCTGGAGGAGGCTGCTAGCCATGTTAAGACGCTTGGATCAAGCTCTAGGAGGGTTCAATAGCCATCCTTTCTGGGCAGAACTGAAGCACATGCAAACCTTGCGGCAACTCTGGCCTGAAGTGGTCGGAGAGGTAGTTGCGGCTCAAACCTACCCCTTGAGTGTGCGCCGGCAGGTACTCCAGGTGGCCACTTCAAACCCAGCCTGGGCCCAAAATCTGGCCTTTCAACGGCACCTGATCCTCAAGAAATTGAACAACCACCTGCAGACTCCCCTCAATGATATCCGCTTTAGCCCCGGCGCTTGGCACGAGGGATCCGACCCAACTTCCCATCCTCATCCCGATGCAGAACTCACCGGTAAGTTTTACGGTGTTCCCCACCTTCCCAAGCCAGAGGGACACCCCCTCACTGCGAAACCCAAGTCTTCAGAGCAACAGCCGCCACGGGATGCCAAAACCGCCTTTGAACGTTGGGTGCGAGTGGTGAAACAACAGCAAACCCAGCAAAATAGGTTTCCCTGCCCCACCTGCCGTTGCCCCACCCCTGCTGCTGAGCTGGAGCGCTGGTTTGTGTGTGGGTTTTGTCATCGGCAATCGATACGCCCGCGCAGCTAATGCTAGGGATCCCCAGATTGCTCTCAAATGACTTCTAAACCAAAATCTGCGCCGGGATTTGCTCCGCCAGTTGCGTCATTTCCCGCCGCGCCCAGGTATCGGCCTGCAAAATATCCTCCAGGCCGGGATCCGCGATCACCCGATGCCGCTCGCAAACCTGCTCCAACAGACGCGGGATATCCAAAAAGCGGATGCGCTCCTCCAGGAACAGGGCCACGACGGCTTCGTTGGCGGCATTCAACACGGCAGGTAGGGTTCCCCCGGCTCGTCCGGCGGCATAAGCCAGCTTCATGCAGGGGTATTTGCGGTGGTCGGGAGCCTTGAAGGTGAGGGATCCCAGCTTGACCAAATCGAGGGGATCCCAGGGGGTAGCCAGGCGTTCTGGCCAACTGAGACCGTAGAGGATGGGCAGGTGCATATCCGGCCAACCCAACTGGGCCAGAACCGAGGTGTCCGCCAGCTCGATCAGGGAGTGGATGATGCTTTGGGGGTGGATGAGGATGTCGATGTGGTCATAATCCAAACCAAACAGCCAATGGGCCTCGATCACCTCCAAGCCTTTGTTCATTAGGGTGGCGGAGTCGATGGTGATCTTGCGCCCCATCACCCAGTTGGGATGTTTAAGGGCATCCGCCAAGGTTACTTGATCCAATTTCTCAGCTGGCCAATCCCGAAAGGCTCCTCCCGAGGCGGTGAGTAAAATTCTCCGCAGCGCCCCTTCAGGCACCCCCTGCAAACATTGAAAAATGGCGGAATGCTCGGAATCGACGGGGATTAGCTGGACACCGTACTCCTGCACCAACGGCAACACCACCGGGCCACCAGCAACCAGGGTTTCTTTGTTGGCCAAGGCAATGTCTTTCCCGGCGCGGATGGCTGCCAAGGTCGGTAACAAACCGGCACAGCCAACAATCCCCGTCACCACCCGCTCTGCTTCTGGATAGGCCGCCACTTGACATAGCCCCTCAGATCCTGCCACCAACTCCGGCAGCGGCTGGATCCCGTCCAACAGTGACCGTAGCTCCGGGAGCAAGTCTTCCCGGCCAATACCGACGATTTGGGGCCGAAACTGCCGCACCTGCTCTGCCAACAGGGTGATGTTGTTATGGCTGGTTAAACCAACAACCCGAAACCGCTCTGGATACTGGGCGACCAAATCCAAGGTTTGGGTGCCAATGGAGCCGGTGGAGCCGAGCAAGGTGATGGCTTGCATGAGAAATCCCTTTGCGCCTAAAGAAAAGGTGAAGATGCTGCTCCCTTCACCTTACAGCTTTTTCCAGCGGTACCCGATCCAGCGCACACAGGCTAGGCTCCTGCCTGAGAGGAATCCTGGGCTGTCTCAAAACCTACAGTCGGGGAAGTCGGGGAAAAGGCTACCAAGCTATGCCAGGATCCCACCCCAATCTGATCTATGGATCATGACCCATGGATCCAACGGGATCCACAAAAGGATCCCCTAGTCCTGTTCTGATCCCTGCGGGATCTCAACTCGGCTCTGCAACCACTGCTGCACCAGGGGGAGAAGGGTTTCGCTCAGTTGGTTCCACTGGCTGGGCTTTTGTGTAGTGGTCAGCAGCTCTACTCGATCTCCGCGAATGACCAAAAAGCCGACCGGCTCAATGCGCACCCCGCCCCCCGCCCCTCCAAATAGGCTGGCCGGATCCCCCCCATTGCCCCGAAAGCCGGGAGCCGTCTTGCCAAAGTTGCCGCCACCCCCGCCCAAGCCAAAGTGCAAAGACATGTAGGGCACGATAATCGTTTCACCAATGGTGATCGGCTGGCCGAAGGTTTGCCCTGTTTCCGCCAGAACCCGTAGCTTGCTCAGTACCGCTTCCAGCACCGTTTCGACATTAAACTCGGATCCCATCTCGGCTCACTCACCCGCATGACGATCCCAGCCTACCTTGCCCAACGGCGGCCCGTTGGCAAAGCAGACCCGAGAAAACAGCTTAATCTTCGTCGGGAGAGCCGGAATAGAGGTCTTCCAAGCGATTGCGGGCCTCATCCAAATTGGCAGAGCGGATCACCAACAGGGGCTCTTCCGTGAGGTTGCCATCTTCGTCCACCAGTTCCGGGTGAGGGATCCGCTTGCGAGAACGGCGGGGAGATGCCTTGCGCTCTTCCATCCCCAGGGTAATGAGGTTGGAAACCAGGTTGCGCAGGGCCAGAAAGGCAATGGCCGCAAAAGCGACGAGATAGAGGATCTGGAGCATCAGGAGTCGGAGGAGGGATGAATCTGGCGAAATCGACGACCAAGCTCGGCACATTCCATCAGCAAGCGATGCCATTTTGCCATCAGCCCAGGGTCGATGCCAACTTCATTATCCGATAACTGATAGAGAGTTTCCGCCACCTGTAACTCTGATTGAGCAGCCAGCACTCGCTCCAAAACGGACTGCTGCTCGTCCAAGCTAAGCCATTCCAGCCGTTCTTCTTGTAGAAACCGACGTGAGCGCTCAAACCAGTAGCGGTAGTCCTCCAGCAACGGCCCCAGGATCTCTTGCAACAGCTCCGCTTTGCTCATGGCTTGGGATCCCTCAATAGCTGGTCTAGATAAGAAAATCTTAGCAGAACTTAACTTTTGTTGCCCAGGGATCCCCTTCAGCGGGATTCCAGCCAGGCTTCCGCCTCCAGCATCAGGGTTTCCAACTGTGGCAATAGATCCCTGGCCCCCTCCTGCCAATAGCCCCGTTGATGGGCCTCCAGCAGCCGCTCGCTCATATCCCGCAACGCCCAGGGGTTGTGGGCCCGTAAGAAAGCCTGCACCTGGGGATCCAAGAGGTAGGCTTGGGCTAAACCCGTGTACATAAAGTCCGGCACAGTATGGGTGGTGGCATCGTAGGCAAATAGATAGTCCAACGTGGCCGCCATTTCAAAGGCTCCCTTGTAGCCGTGGCGCATCACCCCGGCTATCCACTTGGGGTTGACCACACGGGAGCGGTAAACCCGGTCGATTTCTTCTGCTAGGGCACGAATTTTCGGGTTTTGGGGACGGGCATGATCCCCGAAATAGATCTGGGGATCCCGGCCCTGAAGGGTGCGTACCGCCGCCACCATCCCCCCCTGAAACTGATAATAATCGTCAGAATCCAGCAGGTCGTGTTCGCGGTTGTCTTGGTTGTGCAGCACAATTTGCAACTGGGCCAATTGCCGTCGTAGCGCTTCTGGAGCTGCTTGTCCCTCGGCTTCGGCTCGGTAAGCATAGCTGCTCCAGTTCAAGTAGGCCCGCGCCAGATCCGCCTCGGTTTCCCAGTTTTGCGCCTCGATCAACCCCTGCAACCCAGCCCCATAGGCCCCTGGCTTGGAGCCAAAGATCCGCAGTCGCGCCCATTCCTCAGCTTGTTGGGGTGGGATCCCTTGCTGTTGCCAGTGTTGGGTGTCAGCCTTCACTTGAGCCCGTAAAGGGTTGTCGGTTTCCGGCTCATCCAGATCGGCTACAGCTTGCACAGCCCGGTCAAACAGGGCAATCAAATTGGGAAAGGCATCCCGAAAGAAACCGGAAATGCGCAGGGTAACATCCACCCGTGGCCGCCCCAACACCGAGACCGGCAGGATCTCGAAGTTCACCACCCGCCCCCCATCCCAACAGGGTTTTACCCCGAGCAGCGCCAAGGCTTCCGCCCAATCCTCACCGCCGGTACGCAGGGTGGCTGTCCCCCACACCGAGAGGCCCAAGCTGCGGGGATAGTCCCCCTGTTCCTGCACATAGCGCTCCACCACCCGTTCTGCCGCCAGGGATCCCACTTGCCAGGCGGTGGGGGTGGGAATGGCGCGGATATCCACCGAGTAGAAGTTGCGCCCGGTAGGTAAAACCTCCATCCGACCCCGTGTGGGTGCGCCGGAGGCACCGCTGGGCACATAGCCCCCATTCAGCCCGTGCAAGAGGTTGTGCAGCTCCTGGGGGGTTTGCTGCAGACGGGGCAGTAAATCCGTTTCAATCCAGTGCAACACCTGCTGGGCCGCTGGCCCCGGTGGTGGATCATAGGGGATCCCTTGCACCCGTTGGGCAATCCACAGGCGGGCTTGCGCCTCTAGGGCAGCGACTCCATCTCCGATCCAGCGAAAGTTATCAGACATCGGCAAGACAATCGGGGAGCAGGATCCCTCATGGAACAGAAGTGACAGAACGTTGGGCAGAATCTGAAATAATAAAGAAGAATCACTCAGGGGAGAACAACTTTTCTCAGCCCAGATTCACGATAGGCCAGGCCACTAGTCTTTGACCCACAACATCCCGGCCCGCAGCGGATCAAAAGAAGCATCGAAGATTGTGGAGTGATCGAAGCTGGCCCGTGCCAACTTAGCTCCGGTAATTTTCGCCCCTGAAAAATCTGCCCCGCGCAGATTGGCTTTGCTCAGGTCAGTACCGCGTAGATCCGCTCCTCCAAATTTGGCCCCTACCAGGTTGGCCCCGATCAGGTCTGCCCCAATCAAATCTGCACCCACTAAAGTGACTCCAGCCAGATTGGCACCATTCAGCTTGCTCATGCGCAGCTTGGCCCCGCCCAACTTGGCCCCCGACAACAGCGCCTCGTTCAGCATGGCCCCACTCAGATCTGCCCCACTCAAGTCCGCATCCGTCAAATCCGCCTGTCGCAGATTGGCCCCGATCAGCGTCGCCCCGATCAGCTCCGCCCGTGTTAAATTCGCTTCGTTGAGATTGGCCCCGATCAGCTCTGCTCCCACCAGATCGGCCCGTACCCATTGGATCCCTTGCAAATTGGCTCCAATTAACTCCGCCAAGCGCAGCGTGACCCCGCTGAAGTCTCGATTGCCCTGGGCATAGGATTCGAGCAGTTCGGAAGCTGAGTGGATATAAACCATCGATGCTTACCAACGCAAAAGGTTAAATCGATACAGTGTTCGATTTGTATCCTTACTGTAATCTGACCCGCACCACTCGCAAAGAGAAGAAATGAGGTACACCCCATTTAGTCAGTCCACAAGTGGCTCAGGCCAAGGAGATGATGAGCTTCTTATAAGCTTCTTAATAATGGGATCGGAGGGACTCGAACCCTCACGTTCTTGCGAACAACGGATTTTAAGTCCGTAGCGTCTACCATTCCGCCACGATCCCCTGCTGCAGCTGCTGCTGCACAGCCGTACTACTCTATCAAACAGTTTGGCTGAGCGGGATAAAGGTGATCATTATTGATTGATCACAGACCTTTCTTCAGTCATCTCCTGGGGGGATAATGAGCCCCAGATTCCTCATCATTCAGCATCGAGTTGAGATCAGCTTTCAGGGATCCCCCAACCGGTAGCCGCGTGGAGTAACCAGCCTTTGACCATATTGAAAGGTATTGGAGTTGCCAATCAGCACCAGCGTTAACATGTCCACTTGCTCGGGATCCAACTCCGCCAGCGTGGTGAGATGAAGCGCTTGTCCGGGGCGGTAAAGGTTACGGGCCAGGGCCACTGGGGTATGAGCTGAACGGGCCTGCAAAAAAATGTCAACGGCTCTCAGCAAGGGATCCAGCCGTTGTTTGGAGCGCGGATTGTAGAGAGCAACCACAAAATCGGCGGCGGCGGCTGCCTGGAGGCGCTTTTCAATCACCGGCCAAGGGGTGAGCAAATCGGATAGGGAAATGGCGCAAAAGTCGTGCATCAAAGGGGATCCCAACTGGGCTGCCGCTGCCTGGAGGGCTGAGATGCCGGGTAATACCTCCAGGGAAGGTTGGATCCCATCCCATCCCCTTTGGGTCAAACACTGTAACACCAGGCCCGCCATACCATAAATGCCCGCATCCCCAGAAGAGATCACGGCGACCTTGAGCCCTTGCTCTGCCCAGGCGATGGCTCGTTCCGCCCGCTGAATCTCCCGGGTAATCGGGGAGGGATCCCGAATTTGGCCAGGATGCAACAGCGGCTCGATCAAGTCCAGATAGAGTTGATACCCGATCACCGCATCCGCTTGGGTGAGGGCCATACGAGCCGCAAGGGTGAGCTGGGCCAGATCACCAGGGCCAGTCCCGATCAGCCACAGGTGCCCAGAGCGTGGGGAATATTCTCGGCTAGCCTGGGCAATCGCCAGGGTACAGGCTCCCTCCGTCGGGGAAGTATAAACCCGTTTGGGGCAGATTAGGGTCGCCGCAGGATTCGCAGTGTCGTAAACCGACTGCTGGCGCAGCTTGCTTTGAGACTCTGCCACCCGTAGAGCCGCCGCTTCTGCAACAGAGGGGGTGCCCACCGCTTGACGAACGGTTTCGGAAGGATGCGGTACTGGGATCCCAGCTAGCTCTTCAGCCGAAAAGAAGCGTAGAGGCCAATCGTAAGCCTGAGCCAGTTCCAGAAGCCCTGCTTCGTCTTGCTTGAGCGTCAAGGTGGCCAAACCCGCAATCGCTTCCCAGGCCAGCCCCTGTTCCTGGAGTAGCTGCCGCAGGGATCCCTCTAGCCAAGCTCGGGTGGTGCCCCGCTCACAGCCAATCCCGACCCAAAGCACCCGCGGATGCCAGCTCACGCTGGGGATCCCTAGGGGAGGAAGAGTCCGTTCGCCAATGTGAATTTGGGCCACTGCCTCTGCCGCTGGGGTGAACAGCCGTTGATGCTCAGCCCAAGCCCGCCGCCAGAGCTCGGTGCCACAGGTTTGCTGCACCTGGACAGGTTCTCCCCGGTTCAGGGCTGCCGCCACTTCAGTCCAATTCCCGCTCCCCCGCCGCCACCCATAGGGATCCCCGAGCAAATCCAAAGGTGGGATCCCCAATCCCTCCGAACCCGAGGTCAGCACCGGTTCTACCCCCAGAGCGACCGCCACCCGCCGGGCCAAGGCATCGGCACCGCCCACATGCCCGCCACACAAGCTGATCACCCAGCGACCCGCTTCATCCACCACCACCACCGCCGGATCGGTATGTTTGTTCTGCAACAAAGGGGCAATCAATCGTACCACTGAGCCCGTAGCCAAGATAAATAGACACCCTTGCACCTGGGGCCAAGTACGGGCAACCGCTTCCGACAGGGATCCTGGCCCGGAAGGATGGGTGGGATCGGCGTAGGCTTGCCAGGGTTGGGGTAGGGGATCCCCGTTGGGATTGGCTTTGCTCCAGTAGAGGATGGAAGCTGGCAAGCTGGAATCGAACTGTCTGTCGGCAATCGGAACCGGTTGGCCAGTCAGAAGGGATCCCAGTTGAGTAGCAATCTGGCGGCCCTGCGAAGTTGGGGCAAAGAGGGCAAGCTTCATTTGGATCTTCCTTAGAGCAAGCTATCCACTCTATCGGTATCCATGGCTGAAATTGTTCTTCCTTTGTCTTGGGGCGGCAAAAACAAGAGCCGGAAGAAAAAATCGATCCCTAACTGAGGGCCGTTTGCAACCGTTCTTGAGCGACCTGCAGGGCTTCCGGTAGTTTTTCCGGTTGTTTCCCGCCTGCTTGAGCCAGGTTGGGCCGTCCACCGCCGCCCCCGCCTGTCAGCTTGGCGATCTCCCCGATAAAGGATCCAGCCTTCAGACCTTTTTTCTGCACCAACGGGCTAAAGGCTGCCACCCAGCTCACCTTGTCTGGCTCTGGCAGGGATCCCAGCACCACCGCTCCTTCCCCCAGTTTGTGGAGCAGATGCTCGGCGGCGGTTTTCAGAGCTTCGGCAGCGGTGCAGCCCAATTCGGCCACCAGGATTTTCACCCCGCCGACGGAAATCGCCTGTTCCAAGAGCCGTTCTGCTTGCAGCAAGGCTAGCTTGGCGCGGGTTTCCTCCAGTTCCTTTTGGGTGGTCTTCAGCTCCGTTTGCAAAGCCGCAATTCGTTCTGGGATCTCCTGCGGCTTGGCCTTGAATTGGGCGCTCAGTTCCCGCACCACACTGTCCCGCTCATTCAAGTATTCCAGTACTGCTGGCCCCGCCACTGCTTCAATCCGGCGGATCCCGGCGGCAATACCCGTTTCAGCGATGATCTTAAACAGGCCAATTTCGGCGGTGTTGTTGACATGGGTGCCGCCACACAGCTCCATCGATACCCCCGGAAAATCGATCACCCGCACCTGCTCGCCGTATTTTTCCCCGAACATGGCCACTGCCCCCCTGGCTTTGGCCTCCGCTAAGGGCATCACTGCCACCTGGGCAGCATGGGCTTCGGCAATCCAGGTATTGACCAGGCTCTCAATTTGCTCCAACTCAGCAGGGGTGACGGCCCGCGAGAGGGTGAAGTCAAAGCGCAGCCGGTCAAAGGCCACCAGGGATCCTGCCTGACTGACCGAGGGATCAACGATTTTTTTCAGGGCCGCCTGCAACAGATGGGTGGCGGTGTGATGGGCTTGTACCCGCCGCCGACAGGCCAGATCAATTTGCGCTTGCACGGGATCCCCGACGCGTAGGATGCCTCGTTCCACCCGACCCACATGAATAAACAGATCGGATTGCTTCTTCACATCCTCAATGCGCACCAGCAGTCCATCCCCAGACAGATAACCCCGGTCGCCAATTTGACCGCCCGACTCGGCGTAGAAGGGGGTGCGATCCAAAATAATCTGAACCGATTGCCCTGCTTCCACCTGGGGTACCGATGCTCCCTCCACCAACAGGGCTTCCACCACCCCTTTGGCCAAGGATTGGGTATACCCCAAAAACTCCGTTTGGCTGAGGAAATCCGCCAACGCATCCAGGGATCCCTGGGCAGTGAGGTCGATGGTTTGATGAGCCGCCCTAGCCCGTTGCCGTTGCTGCTCCATTTCCTGCTCAAACCCCGCCAGATCGACCGTGAACCCCTGCTCTGCTGCGATTTCCTGAGTTAGCTCTAACGGAAAACCATAGGTATCGAAGAGCTTGAACGCATCGGAGCCAGAGATTTGTTTTGGCAGGGTTGTTCGATCCTTCTTGCCGGCCTCAGCTGACTGAGTGGCTGTGGCAAACAGTTCAAACAGTAACCTTTCCCCCCGCTCCAGGGTTTTGAGAAATTGCTCCTCCTCCCGTTGCAGCTCGGTTTTGATCAGGGTTTCCCGCTCCCGCACCTGCGGATAGGCTGCTTCCGCCAACTGAATCGAGGTTTCCACCACCGCCGTTGTAAAGGGATCCGTAATCCCCAGCAGCCGCCCGTGGCGCACGATCCGCCGGATCAACCGCCGCAACACGTAGCCCCGATCC
This genomic window contains:
- a CDS encoding DUF721 domain-containing protein; its protein translation is MLRRLDQALGGFNSHPFWAELKHMQTLRQLWPEVVGEVVAAQTYPLSVRRQVLQVATSNPAWAQNLAFQRHLILKKLNNHLQTPLNDIRFSPGAWHEGSDPTSHPHPDAELTGKFYGVPHLPKPEGHPLTAKPKSSEQQPPRDAKTAFERWVRVVKQQQTQQNRFPCPTCRCPTPAAELERWFVCGFCHRQSIRPRS
- a CDS encoding DUF2973 domain-containing protein, which produces MLQILYLVAFAAIAFLALRNLVSNLITLGMEERKASPRRSRKRIPHPELVDEDGNLTEEPLLVIRSANLDEARNRLEDLYSGSPDED
- a CDS encoding cobaltochelatase subunit CobN; the protein is MSDNFRWIGDGVAALEAQARLWIAQRVQGIPYDPPPGPAAQQVLHWIETDLLPRLQQTPQELHNLLHGLNGGYVPSGASGAPTRGRMEVLPTGRNFYSVDIRAIPTPTAWQVGSLAAERVVERYVQEQGDYPRSLGLSVWGTATLRTGGEDWAEALALLGVKPCWDGGRVVNFEILPVSVLGRPRVDVTLRISGFFRDAFPNLIALFDRAVQAVADLDEPETDNPLRAQVKADTQHWQQQGIPPQQAEEWARLRIFGSKPGAYGAGLQGLIEAQNWETEADLARAYLNWSSYAYRAEAEGQAAPEALRRQLAQLQIVLHNQDNREHDLLDSDDYYQFQGGMVAAVRTLQGRDPQIYFGDHARPQNPKIRALAEEIDRVYRSRVVNPKWIAGVMRHGYKGAFEMAATLDYLFAYDATTHTVPDFMYTGLAQAYLLDPQVQAFLRAHNPWALRDMSERLLEAHQRGYWQEGARDLLPQLETLMLEAEAWLESR
- a CDS encoding pentapeptide repeat-containing protein yields the protein MVYIHSASELLESYAQGNRDFSGVTLRLAELIGANLQGIQWVRADLVGAELIGANLNEANLTRAELIGATLIGANLRQADLTDADLSGADLSGAMLNEALLSGAKLGGAKLRMSKLNGANLAGVTLVGADLIGADLIGANLVGAKFGGADLRGTDLSKANLRGADFSGAKITGAKLARASFDHSTIFDASFDPLRAGMLWVKD
- a CDS encoding DUF2605 domain-containing protein — encoded protein: MSKAELLQEILGPLLEDYRYWFERSRRFLQEERLEWLSLDEQQSVLERVLAAQSELQVAETLYQLSDNEVGIDPGLMAKWHRLLMECAELGRRFRQIHPSSDS
- a CDS encoding 1-deoxy-D-xylulose-5-phosphate reductoisomerase, with product MQAITLLGSTGSIGTQTLDLVAQYPERFRVVGLTSHNNITLLAEQVRQFRPQIVGIGREDLLPELRSLLDGIQPLPELVAGSEGLCQVAAYPEAERVVTGIVGCAGLLPTLAAIRAGKDIALANKETLVAGGPVVLPLVQEYGVQLIPVDSEHSAIFQCLQGVPEGALRRILLTASGGAFRDWPAEKLDQVTLADALKHPNWVMGRKITIDSATLMNKGLEVIEAHWLFGLDYDHIDILIHPQSIIHSLIELADTSVLAQLGWPDMHLPILYGLSWPERLATPWDPLDLVKLGSLTFKAPDHRKYPCMKLAYAAGRAGGTLPAVLNAANEAVVALFLEERIRFLDIPRLLEQVCERHRVIADPGLEDILQADTWARREMTQLAEQIPAQILV
- a CDS encoding GerW family sporulation protein, with the translated sequence MGSEFNVETVLEAVLSKLRVLAETGQTFGQPITIGETIIVPYMSLHFGLGGGGGNFGKTAPGFRGNGGDPASLFGGAGGGVRIEPVGFLVIRGDRVELLTTTQKPSQWNQLSETLLPLVQQWLQSRVEIPQGSEQD
- a CDS encoding AAA family ATPase: MIPVRLTLQDFLCYPQAVLDLSGIHTACICGPNGAGKSALLDALTWGIWGQSRASNDSDLIRKGASETHVEVIYLSRGQTYRILRSRHLSGQGSLEWQIQTFEGNSKTRWRTLTRRGMRATQQAIQSQLSLDYDTFIHSAYLRQGQADAFTLKRPGERKQILAEMLKLGQYDLLAERCREQMRGAKLKADLLQERLYKLDQQQAQAEQIQAELTQLQHQQAHLQQLLSQQQQQLQTLEHRCKSRQTLQDRHQQLTQHLHKLSATLQHTEQQWRTQRQHLLELESLLAQRESILAGYERYQTLMAQDRHLNHLFEQQRQLSEERQRLQTQQAEQQQHHLQALQRLQQELANRKAQAQADAQLLAEQERIETALHNYHSAQERLQILSAHQQQAIILLEQQRQAQEQIRHEQERLQARAQLLKQQLQAQHTQAQRQQQIQQALAAGEAELAQLERRRLYQQRVLEKGQERRLFVQQLQERQRALQQQWQQEEEQCLLLQGSLALGQDPAAHILAGVSAVAQSERDPKGEPASESPLPQESAIVSAGGRKSSASICPLCTRPLSPRLRDLVLKKHRERQEEIAGELFVIREQLAVADREIELLREEARLLNQELATLDERLQAQGRLQQQWQAEQERHRQMEAWQAELTELEQILANQSYAEAAHQQLQAVEQALQQLGYDDREYALQRGEVERWRWALGRSQDLRKAQERYPRLSKEIEALQTQLNTLQQRGSPTSTLTERLAQIEQALSHLGYDGALHQRLKAELTQAQVWPARLQALELAHQELPEAEARSQSLSQRLQESRQHFAQATQELEQIHQQLTEQPNISEAQLQGIRQAIQEYRQQLDQVLSQLGATQQRLEQVAQQEKERLDIEQQLQQARRQQQVYQELATAYGRNGIPALIIENVLPELEAQANHILARLTQHRLHLQFVTQRSGRRSSKLIDTLDILIADPHGTRPYETYSGGEAFRINFAIRLALSRLLTQRSGSDLQTLLIDEGFGSQDATGRAQLLAAINAVAPEFACILVITHIPSLQDAFPHRIEVQPSPQGSRLQIRG